From a region of the Mobula birostris isolate sMobBir1 chromosome 28, sMobBir1.hap1, whole genome shotgun sequence genome:
- the LOC140189212 gene encoding histone H4 produces MSGRGKGGKGLGKGGAKRHRKVLRDNIQGITKPAIRRLARRGGVKRISGLIYEETRGVLKVFLENVIRDAVTYTEHAKRKTVTAMDVVYALKRQGRTLYGFGG; encoded by the coding sequence atgtctggcagagggaaaggaggcaaAGGACTGGGCAAAGGTGGAGCCAAGCGGCACCGTAAAGTGCTCCGTGATAACATCCAGGGCATCACCAAACCGGCCATCCGCCGTCTGGCTCGCCGTGGCGGCGTCAAGCGGATCTCGGGTCTGATCTACGAGGAGACCCGCGGGGTGTTGAAGGTTTTCCTGGAGAATGTGATCCGGGATGCGGTCACCTACACTGAACACGCCAAGCGCAAGACGGTCACTGCCATGGATGTGGTTTACGCTCTGAAACGCCAGGGCCGCACCCTCTATGGCTTCGGCGGCTGA